GCAGGGCATGCAGGAAAGCAGAGAGCCCCTCCATCACCAGCAAAATTCCGATTGTCATGGCTGTGaagtgcacgtgtgtgtgaaGGGGAAGGATTataaatatacatgcatacagtgaagtacattgtacataattatagagttacagtataattatgagtaacaCGCAGCTTCGTACATTTACATGCACGTATAGAttttaaaaaataattataattacagctaATTTGGCACATGCATGAGAGTAGATACACTTGATAAATCTGGGATCAAACTGGTTGCCTACTCACCTAGgctacacaataataatcCTGAATAATACAACTAGTAGTCTAAAAGTGGTAGTAAGCTTGGTCTTCGTGTCATACCTGCCCAAGCTGCAAAGAGGAAGAAGACGGCAATGGCTCCAAGAATCGGGCTGATGGAAGCAGCCACCCCAATGCCCAACTGGAACACCATATTCCACAACACCTCAGATAGCTCTGTAGGTGGAAGGGGCGAAAACATGTTACATAATTAAGGCATTGCATTCGGTGAAACACTGTAAAttctacatgcacacacaacttCAATCGGGAGCATTTTACAGGAatgttgaataattatgacacattCGCAGTGATTCTGTACAAGGATTGTATCATTGTATCTCACCAGCGTGAGCGAGACTGAGAGCCCAGAGTCGGAGGTAGGAGGCAGTGTTGGAGATGGTGCCAAGACAGTACTCAATTGTGTGGATGGATTGGTGAATGAAGATCTCACTAAACTCGAACTTTTCTCCCTCTTTCTCAGTGCCATCATCTTCTTTACCATCCATCTAGCAGCAGGGGTGATCACAAATACTATATTAtagcttatacatgtagacagtGCAGTATATTacacatgaataattatagctacatatatTTCACCTATACATTTGAtgaatgtatgtatgtagggAGGGAAAGAAAGAATTGATTCTCAGTAGgtgtcagggtgtcatacaggattttgaagtagaggggggaaataagaaagtaactagaaaatgttgctaaaaaaaaggtcaaccgtTATTTCAacaccctgttagtatgtaaaattgtcagctatggacactcagccatacaactagtacatgAATGCAATTTTAGGGGGGGATATTCCCCCTTTTCCCCCTGCATGACACCCTGGGCGTACGGCGTACTTGTATCAGATGTACACAGCAGAATACGATATGGGCCTGTACCTTTACAATCATGTTGTGCCTATCacattgacataattataacagtgtCATtacctatgtacatgtacagtatatataattatacatgtacttgtaactGACATTTTACTAAACGACGATCTATTAATATTAACTACATGATACTCATGTtaatactgtacagtatattcCCTTGCTGACCTTGTCGGAGTGTTTGCCTCCACCCTCCTCCTTGAGAATGATCTGGGCACGTTCATCATCAGCCGGTTCACCGTCAGGTGTCACGTTGTAACCAGACTCAGCCCGAGCACGGCTGTAGCCATCCTGTTGGGATTGACAAACAAATATTATATCATTCGTGTAGTGAGTCGTAGCATGCAGTACATACATAAAATTAACGCTAAATACATGCAACACAATACAAAGTACCTTTGACTGCATTTTGTGTTTGATAAGGAGGTAAATAGGCTTGGCAAGCAACATCCACGGTACACACACCAACGCCACAATCACCAAAACAATTTGAATATATTTCTGTGAAAACAATCAACACATAATAAAAATGGAAAGGAAAACAACTGCCATATGTTATTttagcaatataattatatacacatatgATATATATAACAACGATGTGTATAAGAATGACCTGGAGCTGGGCTAGTTCATCAGTGTGACCAAACACGGAGTATTGTATCTGTGTGGGGTCAGGGTTGGTAACATCAGGGGAGCCGCCAAACTTGAGGAACATGTTGATGAGCGTGATCAGCAAACTGGGAGCCTGAGGGCAGAACAAcaacaatgtcataattatgacgcgAAAATGTTCATCACACAATTATAGCACTGTGCACAGCTAATACACTGGAGGCTGCAACAACTtgatattgtgtgtgttcttACATAGTTGGGATTGACGTAGAAGAAGCACCACTTGAAGAAGATGAGGAAGACCAACCAGCCAAAGATGCACAACAGGAACAGAACTTGAGGTACAAACTCTAGTATGATGTTCAGATAGTTCTTGAAGTGGCTAGAAAATATAAAAACACAGCATGATTGAAAATCACCGTAGGCTGAGCTGTACAGCACTCAGTACAGTTGACCTCagacatgcactatatacatgtacatgtatatacactgtatacacacaggcCAGTTTTTAAATCCGACCCTCACACTCACATGTGATTGAAAACCTGCAGACAGACTCCAAACAACATCTGCATGACACCCAGAGTGATGGCCATCTTCATCTTGTAAGAGTTGGTGAAGACCAACTTGTTCTCGGCCACGTTCCAGATAGGGTCCAGTCCAAACGGGTAGGGGGTCATTTTTGTCATAGCCTCGCGGGGGACGTAGGTGAGATGACCCCCAGGTGCAAACTGGACACACGGTGGGTTTGGACAGCACCCGAGTATGTCACTGGCTGGTTGACTGAAAAGAATGAACTCAAGTCTAAAATCACAGTTACATAGCCGAATGTACATGCAAAATGCTGTGTAACAGAAATACTTAGTGAATATACAGTCAGATCAATCAATAAAATGACAATTTATTCAGAAGTGCTGTAACCATGCACTTACTCCATGGAACCGTTGGTGTAAGTGAGGTCCCACGAAGTGCCAAAGATATTGAGTGACTTGGAGAACACATCGTTGTACACCATCCCAGTGTAAATGGAGAACAGCCCCATGAGGAGAATGATGTAGCGACCATTGAACAGCGTAACAAACATCTGTGAGTGTACAATTGGTTTTTTATAATAGGGGATACGCATGCATGGTACCCAAGGAGCTCATTCGCCACCCTGTCAACCTATAAATACTGACTGTATACATAATGAGTAAGGTGGTTAATTAAAATGCCCATCCTTGAATTTTGAATGCCGATAAACAATGAGCAATCTGTTTTCAAACAGCAAGGTCTTTTGGTACGGAATGTCTTTTTTCAATGCTTTTTACTTATTGACTGCATGCTATGTACACATTCCTAATTACTTgaagtttattatgcactgagtgtagaaatagattattgttgtgatggcctagATTAAACCGCAAAAAATATTCTGATCAGTGCGcaaacgtacatgcatgtgtgccatacatgtaggtatcaTGTACGGtacaatatacaataattttaCACGAATAAAAACAACAACGCACCTCTCCTCCGGGTCCGTTATAGTTGTTGAGTTTCTTCTCAAATAAGATGAGCAGAGCAGCAAAGGAGGCCATGATGATACCGTGACCTGCGTCACCAAACATCACCGCAAACAGGAACGGGAATGTGATGATCGTGTACAgggctgcgtgtgtgtgtatgtgaatTAGCACACTATAAACATGGAAACTTCGATACGAGGTGGAAGAGCTAGCTTGCAGGATACCAACTAATAGTTAAACATGTATAAACTCACCTGGGTTGACCTCTTGATAGGTGGCCACTCCGTACGCATCCACAATGGCTTGGAAACCACGAGTGAACTTGTTGACCTTGTTGTAGGTGGGTGGAGCTTCATCAGTAGCCATCCTGTTTAGAATGGACGGTACAGTTGAACCACTACGCTCCTGTGGGGGTGTGACATACACGTCATGCAAACATGTCAcaatataatcattatacaCCAAGTTAatgactgtacaatgtaacgGTCACGTGACTTACGGTTCCCCTGGTGAGGGCAGCCTGTATCTCATCGAGAGCGTCTACAGGACACCAACACTCGGCAATGAGACAGCGCTGGGTCACGTCCAGGTTGAACATGTTCAGAATATGGTATACTGACTTGATCTTCTTCACCTGGAGAACaaaatacaagtacatgtataaacatGATTATGAAAATGAATTATCTCTCCATTAATaaaattagtacatgtacatgtatgaatgaTGTTCCCTTTATCACTAGCCCAGCCCACCATACACAAAGTGGTGGGTGAGATCATGTGACCTGTGGGAACTCTTTCTACCAAGGGATTGAGCTCAGGGAGGCTGAAATAACCCTCCATAAGTTTTGAAATCTTGGACAACAGCAATCACTGGTTTCAGGATCAAAGTTTAACTAGGGACATAAAACACTATGTTTTTTCGTGCACAGAATCTTTCCAAATTGTTGTTTTTGCCTGTAAACTAATCACCGATCCCTTATTTGTATCCTCCCCACCTTGGTCTGCCAGGTGTCCAGGTCCTGTGCTATCTCAGTGAGCTGAGTGATTGAGTGCTCTTCTGTTGTCTGGAGCACTGACTGGAGGTCACTGATACGTGCCGCCACCTGACCCACCATCTGGGCACGCTCGTCAGCTGTCTCCGGGCACTGGTACAGAGTGGCTCGGAATCTGAGGGAAATGGTACGTGTATCTAATTATGGGAATtatagtgctctagttgttaTGGGAAATTCGTACAAGAACACATTTAGACAGCCATTTGCACAATTATAGTCAAAACAATAAAAATTggactgtacacacacagaaacaaACAAGGGTTCCATATGACAATGGGTATAGCGCACACAATAACTGTTGCTACAGCATTAACTATAGCACAGTAGAAGCTCACCCATCGCAGATTTTCCTGACCCTTGTCCTCAGCTGGTCTCCCTGGAAGAAGAGGATGAACACTATCTTGTTCTCGAGGACaccctggtgtgtgtgtgggagggggacGAGGTGGTATGTTTTAAGAGGTAAACACATTTCATATCAACTGTTTGTTGCACAGGTACAAACAGTGTGGGGTGGTTAAGACTTTCAGTCTGCACACATTTTCTGTAAATGTCAAGTACATCATTTATGTGTAGAAAAGAAGCAATTCACGACACGATTTTTAACCCCTCAGGACCTATGGTTGAAGATGAAAGCTGTCATTTGAGTACTTTCGAATACTTGTCTACTCTACTGCTGCTCTGCAACATAACTGCAGTAAGCTACAGTcacagcacatgtacattttacaatgataataattatgtttacatcATCCTAGCCAACACCTAAGGAAGGCAAAGTGTTGTTCATTGAGCCAAAGGCAATAAACTACTTTGCTTCATTTGTACGCTCGTTGACGACTGTAAACAAATAGCTACACCATCATGCACTTCCTGATTGGTGGAACTAACTACGAGGAATTGATTTGAGTTCCCCTCGGTAAACTAGACCCCCACGTGGTAATAAAAGTAGCAATAACAATAAGACCTCGGTCACAAGGAGTAGAGAGTGACAGATAGGGTGGCTGAAAATAGTATTAAGCTAAGTGATGGCAGTGGGGTGTTTTACTTTTACAATGATTCTTCTAGTGATGCTAACCTACCTGTGCATGGGATCAAAACAGCACTATTATTTGAGCCACCTCAAGGCTCATGTTTGACTGTTATGTTACAGGTACAAGCACTATGTTCAAGCACTATGCTGACTTTCAGTGGTGGGCTGTAGCACCCTGTATTTTACAGGCACAAGCACTGTGGGTGGTCGGACTTTCAGTCGTGGGTTTTACAGGTACAAGCACTGTTGGTGGTTAGACTCTCAGTGGTGGACTGTAGTACACATGTTATTTTACGAATAAGCACTGTGGGTGGTCGGACTTTCAGTCGTGGACTGTAGCACGTACACATGTTATTTTACGAATAAGCACTGTGGGTGGTCGGACTTTAGTCGTGGACTGTAGCACGTACACATGTTATTTTACGAATAAGCACTGTGGGTGGTCGGACTTTAGTCGTGGACTGTAGCACGTACACATGTTATTTTACAGGTATAAGCACTGTGGGTGGTCGGACTTTCGGTTGTGAGTTttacaggtacacacactgttgGTGGTTAGACTTCAGTCGTGGGCTGTAGCATGTTATTTTACAGGTTCAAGCACTGAGGGTGGTCAGACATTAagtctatacacacaatttagtacatgtacatgtatgtacatcatTTTACCTGACTGTATATAAAGAAGCAATCAAATCAATAAACTTTAAATCACACCagattcatgcactcctgctcaCATTGTGAGATTTTCAATTGCTAATCCTTTAAGAAGATTGAAGATGAAGACTATCATTGGAGCACTTATTTTTCTCTACTGCTGCTCAGCAACAATAACTGCAGTAAGCTACagtaactaataattatgtagtaactacatgtatgtatatgtgcatgtgcaataataattattacggtTTCATCCTCCTACAGCCAATATCCAAGGTGTTGTTCATTGAGCCTAAAACAATTAACTACTTTGCTTCATTTGTACGCTCGTCGATGACTACTACAGAAACCAATACCATCATGCACTTCCCTACTGGTTTGATTAATTATGAGGAGTTGATTCGAGTTCCTCTCGGTGAACTAGACTCCCATGTGCTAATAAGAGTCACATTTGCAATAAAACCTCGTCCCAATACAGAAGACAGTGACCCATACATTGGAATAACAGACAATGTGGCTGAAAATTATTTTAGACTAAGTGGGCATGGGGCATGTCAATTTCAGGATGGTTCTTATAATGGGGCCACCCTACCTTCAGGATCAGACCAGCACTACGAGTACATCCTAATATTCGAGCCATTTCAGAACTACGGTGCATGTTCTCACCTCGGGGGTCATGTGACCCCAGGATACTTTAATACCCGTATTGATGCAAGCAAAGGATTGGATTTTGTGGTGAAGAGAGAACAGGCTAATGAGCAGTACGACTTCTACTACTTTCTCATTGAGATTCTCTAACTATACACAGCAGAACATTTGCTAACACCCTTAGTAGCAACTGCTAGAATTACTTAAGTAGAACAGACATAAATACGTATTTAGTATTactatatttataattatatacatgtatatatgcatgctgcCATAATCTTTTCTCAAATAAATTACAAAACAGTAACTACTGAATGAACTCACAGTAGTTGGGTCCTCAAGAGGCTGCATTATATCTGCCTGCCTCAGGAACACGTTGCCACGACATGCTCTCCACAGGACACGCTCAAATGCAGCCACACGTTCCCTAACTATCACACCAGTCACAAACCTGGGCACAgagtgtgaggggggggggggtcaatcaTTGCATGAAAAGTCTTTAGTGCCTGACTTACTAGCAAATACAGATGAGCCATATGGCTAATGAAAACAACCCTTCAATAAATACAATATAACCACAACCTTGTTCCTCATAGGTGTCCATTAAAGCAAAGGTTAATAAAGAGCAATTTTTACTTGGGAATGGAAACACTACATAGTGAATACACGCACAACAGGGAATGCTATGGAAATTACAGTCACTTTCACCTCAATACTTACGTATACATGACAAATACTGACTCACGTGAACTTGGTCTGAGCAGTGGCTATCTGCAGATGCTCGTCCAACAGTCCCTTCTCCTCACGTCCTGTGATGTCCTCATCAGTGGTAATCTCTCCACCAGGGCCCTTACGCTTACGGGTGGGTGTGGCAGTTACAGCATACTGCTCGGCCTGAGAGGGGATGTGCATCAAAGTACAAATCAAATTGTGTATGGCAAGGACATTTGCACGTACATATTACACACTCatattacacacatgtatgatCACAGTTCCAATTTTTACCTTACACACAGTTGCAGGCATTAGCTTTTAAACTGAGGCCCTAACTAACCACTTCCAGGGTAAATACAACCAGGAGTTCCTTAATGAACTCCTGGTACAACCCAATAACTGCATGCCTACACAACAGTAAAATTGCCTACAAGGGATGAtgaatcacacacacacgaaatTCCAAAAGTACAACAATAGGGACCCATTAGCCCTATGCACACTAACAAGGAGGGAACACTTATTCCTAGAATGGCAGTAGATTAGCCCTATGCACACTAACAAGGAGGGAACGCTTATTCCTAGAATGGCAGTAGAGTGGCAGAACAATAGACTGCACTTCACCCTGAGCACACAACCACGGCATGCACTAACTACCACCTAACCCACTCGATAAAATGTCCCATTGTgcaccaataattatgcataatgtTGGATGAACTCAAAAGTAGCAAGAAAATGTCCAGGAAATTAGAATATCACCATGCATCCTCAAGTATGCACACGTGTAATGACTGCACTTCCTCACCTCCTGAAAGAAGCC
The Halichondria panicea chromosome 11, odHalPani1.1, whole genome shotgun sequence DNA segment above includes these coding regions:
- the LOC135344571 gene encoding V-type proton ATPase 116 kDa subunit a 1-like, whose translation is MSSLFRSEEMTLAQLFLQSEAAYSCVRELGELGKVQFRDVNADVNAFQRKFINEVRRCDEMERKLRFLNNELEKVGIELRPGGNVEAPEPQAMIDLESKFEVLETEVKEINTNKETLKKNLLDLIELQHILDKTRGFFQEAEQYAVTATPTRKRKGPGGEITTDEDITGREEKGLLDEHLQIATAQTKFTFVTGVIVRERVAAFERVLWRACRGNVFLRQADIMQPLEDPTTGVLENKIVFILFFQGDQLRTRVRKICDGFRATLYQCPETADERAQMVGQVAARISDLQSVLQTTEEHSITQLTEIAQDLDTWQTKVKKIKSVYHILNMFNLDVTQRCLIAECWCPVDALDEIQAALTRGTERSGSTVPSILNRMATDEAPPTYNKVNKFTRGFQAIVDAYGVATYQEVNPALYTIITFPFLFAVMFGDAGHGIIMASFAALLILFEKKLNNYNGPGGEMFVTLFNGRYIILLMGLFSIYTGMVYNDVFSKSLNIFGTSWDLTYTNGSMDQPASDILGCCPNPPCVQFAPGGHLTYVPREAMTKMTPYPFGLDPIWNVAENKLVFTNSYKMKMAITLGVMQMLFGVCLQVFNHIHFKNYLNIILEFVPQVLFLLCIFGWLVFLIFFKWCFFYVNPNYAPSLLITLINMFLKFGGSPDVTNPDPTQIQYSVFGHTDELAQLQKYIQIVLVIVALVCVPWMLLAKPIYLLIKHKMQSKDGYSRARAESGYNVTPDGEPADDERAQIILKEEGGGKHSDKMDGKEDDGTEKEGEKFEFSEIFIHQSIHTIEYCLGTISNTASYLRLWALSLAHAELSEVLWNMVFQLGIGVAASISPILGAIAVFFLFAAWAAMTIGILLVMEGLSAFLHALRLHWVEFQNKFYDGNGYKFTPFSFEAILKGEDD